In Zingiber officinale cultivar Zhangliang chromosome 8B, Zo_v1.1, whole genome shotgun sequence, a single genomic region encodes these proteins:
- the LOC122014002 gene encoding sodium/hydrogen exchanger 2-like: MTETSCTGLPGKSIGVSSILLGLVLVGRAAFIFPLCLLSNIKKPQNQKISFKQQVVIWWAGLMRGAVSIALAYNKFTKSEHTQQRGNAFMITSTITVVLFSTMVFGLMTKPLIYFLLPPNSKDLTRSLSVSSEPSSPKSFLVPLLGNGPGSEVEAAQHILRPTSLRMLLTRPTRSVHHYWRRFDDAFMRPVFGGRGFVPYVPGSPVERTVNPWE, encoded by the exons ATGACGGaaacttcgtgcaccgggct CCCTGGAAaatctattggtgtgagttcaatTCTTCTAGGTTTGGTATTGGTTGGAAGAGCTGCCTTTATCTTTCCACTATGTTTACTTTCCAATATTAAGAAACCTCAGAATCAAAAAATCTCCTTTAAGCAGCAA GTTGTAATTTGGTGGGCCGGTCTTATGAGAGGCGCTGTGTCAATTGCACTTGCTTATAATAAG TTCACTAAATCTGAACACACTCAACAGCGTGGAAATGCGTTCATGATCACCAGTACCATCACAGTTGTTCTTTTTAGTACAATG GTGTTTGGTTTGATGACTAAGCCTCTTATCTATTTCTTGCTGCCTCCGAACTCTAAAGACCTCACCAGATCTCTTAGCGTCTCTTCGGAGCCTTCAAGTCCGAAGTCATTCCTTGTTCCGCTACTTGGCAATGGGCCGGGATCTGAGGTTGAAGCAGCGCAACATATACTCCGTCCGACAAGCCTCCGAATGCTGTTAACAAGACCAACCCGCTCTGTTCATCACTATTGGCGCAGGTTTGATGACGCCTTCATGCGTCCGGTGTTCGGTGGTCGAGGTTTTGTTCCATATGTTCCTGGTTCACCCGTCGAGCGCACTGTCAACCCTTGGGAGTGA